One Microcebus murinus isolate Inina chromosome 10, M.murinus_Inina_mat1.0, whole genome shotgun sequence DNA segment encodes these proteins:
- the LOC105865685 gene encoding olfactory receptor 6C2-like, translating into MRNQTTVTTFILLGLTDDIQLQILLFIFLFVSYMLSISGNLTIITLTLIDSHLKTPMYLFLQNFSFLEISFTTACVPRFLYSISSGNKSITYDACVSQLLFTDLFAVTEFFLLATMSYDRYVAICKPLHYMTIMNSRVCKKFILFCWVAALVIILPPISLGLGLEFCDSNIIDHFCCDASPILKISCSDTWLIEQMVIVCAVLTFIITLVCVVLSYIYIIRTILRIPSAQQRKKAFSTCSSHMIVVSITYGSCIFIYVKPSAKDEVAINKGISLLITSISPMLNPFIYTLRNKQVKQALNNSIKKIAVLSKR; encoded by the coding sequence ATGAGAAACCAAACAACAGTAACAACATTCATCTTGCTGGGACTGACAGATGACATTCAGCTACAAAttctgctttttatctttttgtttgtttcttacaTGTTGAGTATATCTGGAAACTTAACCATCATCACCCTCACTCTGATTGATTCCCACCTTAAAACGCCCATGTatctttttctccaaaatttctccttcttagaAATTTCATTCACAACTGCTTGCGTCCCCAGATTCTTGTACAGCATATCATCTGGGAACAAGTCCATTACCTATGACGCTTGTGTCAGTCAACTGTTGTTTACAGACCTATTTGCAGtaacagaattttttcttctgGCCACCATGTCCTATgatcgctatgtggccatctgtaaACCACTGCATTACATGACCATCATGAATAGCAGAGTCTGCAAGAAATTTATCCTTTTCTGTTGGGTAGCAGCACTGGTCATCATTCTCCCACCAATTAGTTTAGGTTTGGGCCTGGAATTCTGTGACTCAAATATCATTGATCATTTTTGCTGTGATGCATCTCCTATCCTAAAGATCTCTTGCTCAGACACATGGTTGATAGAACAGATggtgatagtttgtgctgtgttGACATTCATCATCACTCTCGTGTGTGTAGTTCTTTCCTACATTTACATCATCAGAACCATTCTAAGAATCCCCTCTgcccagcaaaggaaaaaagCCTTTTCCACTTGTTCTTCCCATATGATTGTTGTTTCCATTACTTATGGAAGCTGCATCTTCATTTATGTAAAACCTTCAGCCAAGGACGAGGTGGCTATTAATAAAGGGATTTCACTCCTTATTACTTCTATTTCACCCATGTTGAATCCTTTTATTTATACACTAAGAAACAAGCAAGTGAAGCAAGCTCtcaataactcaattaaaaaaattgcaGTTCTATcaaaaaggtaa